Proteins from one Streptomyces genisteinicus genomic window:
- a CDS encoding RICIN domain-containing protein, translating to MSLWTSLEPSSVTVDPGRSARVRLRVRNTGDVVDEYRFEPVGDVAPWTTVEPHTLRLYPGTTGTVELTFAPPRTPDATAGPNPYAVRITPTEHPDAVTVPEGNLTITPFAEVRAELVPPTVKGRFRGRPKLAVDNLGNTKVTASVSGSDNGDHLSYRISPGNVQIEPGRAAFVDATLKPRQITWFGSKEDRPYTLAVRRSGAETTEVEGTYVQRGFLPGWLATLLGLLLALLIAFVMIWFAYKPQVRTEATEQVGEAGAALAPSPTPSPPPPPPPSPSEEPDPPKTEKPEGDGGGGGGGPSKPAGPPPVVPAQNVLLRNATTRLCAELPGHEKGQINGPVQQSVCDGTDGDNQLWDLEVKYPKQGPGGTALFQIRNVKDKFCMDLGEYGARPVGTPVAEFHCDGTTADNQLWWVQKQDSGDYWIRNYASNNKCLDVEGRSDGGINARLRIADCTNTDDQEWKIIHPKKD from the coding sequence GTGAGCCTTTGGACTTCTCTGGAACCCTCGTCCGTCACCGTGGACCCCGGCCGCAGCGCGCGGGTGCGGCTTCGGGTGCGCAACACCGGTGACGTGGTGGACGAGTACCGGTTCGAGCCCGTCGGGGACGTGGCGCCCTGGACGACCGTCGAACCGCACACGCTGCGGCTGTACCCGGGCACCACCGGGACCGTCGAGCTGACGTTCGCGCCACCGCGGACGCCCGACGCCACCGCGGGGCCGAACCCGTACGCCGTGCGCATCACGCCGACGGAGCATCCGGACGCGGTGACGGTTCCCGAAGGCAACCTGACGATCACACCGTTCGCCGAAGTGCGGGCGGAACTGGTCCCTCCGACGGTGAAGGGCCGCTTCCGGGGACGTCCCAAACTGGCGGTCGACAACCTCGGCAACACCAAGGTGACCGCGTCCGTCTCCGGCAGCGACAACGGCGACCACCTCTCGTACCGGATCAGCCCCGGGAACGTCCAGATCGAGCCCGGCCGGGCCGCGTTCGTCGACGCGACGCTGAAGCCGCGGCAGATCACCTGGTTCGGCTCGAAGGAGGACCGGCCCTACACCCTCGCGGTCCGCAGGTCCGGGGCCGAGACGACGGAGGTGGAGGGGACGTACGTCCAGCGCGGGTTCCTGCCCGGGTGGCTGGCGACCCTCCTCGGACTGCTCCTGGCCCTCCTCATCGCCTTCGTGATGATCTGGTTCGCCTACAAGCCGCAGGTCCGCACCGAGGCCACCGAGCAGGTCGGGGAGGCGGGTGCGGCCCTCGCGCCGAGCCCCACCCCGTCCCCTCCGCCGCCCCCGCCGCCCTCGCCCTCCGAGGAACCGGACCCGCCGAAGACCGAGAAGCCCGAGGGCGACGGCGGCGGCGGAGGGGGAGGCCCCTCCAAGCCGGCCGGCCCGCCGCCGGTGGTGCCGGCCCAGAACGTGCTGCTGCGCAACGCCACCACGCGCCTCTGCGCCGAACTGCCGGGCCACGAGAAGGGCCAGATCAACGGGCCCGTCCAGCAGAGCGTCTGCGACGGCACCGACGGGGACAACCAGCTCTGGGACCTGGAGGTCAAGTACCCGAAGCAGGGGCCCGGCGGCACGGCGCTCTTCCAGATCCGCAACGTCAAGGACAAGTTCTGCATGGACCTCGGCGAGTACGGCGCCCGGCCCGTGGGGACCCCGGTCGCCGAGTTCCACTGCGACGGCACCACGGCCGACAACCAGCTGTGGTGGGTCCAGAAGCAGGACAGCGGCGACTACTGGATCCGCAACTACGCCAGCAACAACAAGTGCCTCGACGTGGAGGGCCGCAGCGACGGCGGCATCAACGCCCGGCTGCGCATCGCCGACTGCACCAACACCGACGACCAGGAGTGGAAGATCATCCACCCCAAGAAGGACTGA
- a CDS encoding phage tail sheath subtilisin-like domain-containing protein — protein MPSYLSPGVYVEEVASGSRPIEGVGTSVAAFVGLAPTGPLNEPTLVTNWTQYVAAFGDFTDGYYLAHSVYGFFNNGGSAAYVVRVGGSAADGAVDGQPAGQAAVAGGASPAALPAAEPRQLGTFAVAATGEGRGALSVEIADAEGEGPAERFKLIVKDGDKPVETFDVTAKKGSRAYVVTQVKERSKLITVTEAAPSAQLARPENQTLALPAPPAAPADAAAPTERSGAAHPGPGQYLGDSADRTGFGGLEAVDEISMVAVPDLMAAYQRGVIDLEAVKAVQLGLIAHCELMGDRVAIIDPPPGLNARDIRVWRQETAGYDSKYAALYYPWIKSFDPATGQTRMVPPSGHVAGIWARNDTERGVHKAPANEVVRGAVDLELQITRGEQDLLNPIGVNCIRAFPGRGIRVWGARTLSSDPAWRYLNIRRYFNYLEESILIGTQWVVFEPNDHNLWARIRRNISAFLVNEWRSGALFGQSPEQAYYVKCDEETNPPESVDLGRVICEIGIAPVKPAEFVIFRLAQFSSGNGELEE, from the coding sequence ATGCCGTCGTACCTGTCGCCCGGCGTCTACGTCGAGGAGGTTGCCAGCGGCTCGCGCCCCATCGAGGGGGTGGGCACGTCGGTGGCCGCCTTCGTCGGCCTCGCTCCGACCGGGCCGCTGAACGAGCCCACGCTGGTGACCAACTGGACGCAGTACGTCGCGGCCTTCGGCGACTTCACCGACGGCTACTACCTCGCCCACTCGGTGTACGGGTTCTTCAACAACGGCGGCTCGGCGGCGTACGTCGTCCGGGTCGGCGGCTCCGCGGCGGACGGCGCCGTCGACGGACAGCCGGCCGGGCAGGCCGCTGTGGCGGGCGGCGCCTCCCCGGCCGCCCTGCCCGCGGCCGAGCCCCGGCAGCTGGGCACGTTCGCCGTGGCGGCGACGGGCGAGGGCCGCGGCGCGCTGTCCGTCGAGATCGCCGACGCCGAGGGCGAGGGCCCGGCGGAGCGCTTCAAGCTGATCGTCAAGGACGGCGACAAGCCGGTCGAGACCTTCGACGTGACGGCGAAGAAGGGCAGCCGCGCCTATGTCGTCACACAGGTCAAGGAGCGCTCCAAGCTCATCACCGTGACGGAGGCCGCCCCCTCCGCCCAGCTGGCGCGGCCGGAGAACCAGACCCTGGCGCTGCCGGCACCGCCCGCCGCCCCTGCGGACGCCGCGGCGCCCACCGAGCGGAGCGGGGCCGCGCACCCCGGCCCGGGCCAGTACCTCGGCGACTCCGCCGACCGCACGGGCTTCGGCGGCCTGGAGGCCGTCGACGAGATCTCCATGGTCGCGGTGCCCGACCTGATGGCCGCCTACCAGCGCGGCGTGATCGACCTGGAGGCCGTGAAGGCCGTGCAGCTCGGCCTGATCGCCCACTGCGAGCTGATGGGCGACCGCGTCGCGATCATCGACCCGCCGCCCGGCCTCAACGCCCGCGACATCCGTGTCTGGCGCCAGGAGACGGCGGGCTACGACTCCAAGTACGCGGCCCTGTACTACCCCTGGATCAAGTCCTTCGATCCGGCGACCGGCCAGACCCGCATGGTCCCGCCGAGCGGTCACGTCGCCGGCATCTGGGCCCGCAACGACACCGAGCGCGGTGTGCACAAGGCCCCGGCCAACGAGGTCGTCCGCGGCGCGGTCGACCTGGAACTCCAGATCACCCGCGGCGAGCAGGACCTGCTCAACCCGATCGGCGTCAACTGCATCCGCGCCTTCCCCGGCCGCGGCATCCGCGTCTGGGGAGCCCGCACCCTCTCCTCCGACCCGGCCTGGCGCTACCTGAACATCCGCCGGTACTTCAACTACCTGGAGGAGTCGATCCTGATCGGCACCCAGTGGGTGGTCTTCGAGCCGAACGACCACAACCTCTGGGCCCGCATCCGCCGGAACATCTCGGCGTTCCTCGTCAACGAGTGGCGCAGCGGCGCCCTGTTCGGGCAGAGCCCCGAACAGGCCTACTACGTCAAGTGCGACGAGGAGACCAACCCGCCGGAGTCGGTCGACCTCGGCCGGGTCATCTGCGAGATCGGCATCGCCCCGGTCAAGCCGGCCGAGTTCGTGATCTTCCGGCTGGCCCAGTTCTCCAGCGGCAACGGGGAGCTGGAGGAGTAG
- a CDS encoding DUF4157 domain-containing protein, with protein sequence MRDHGTGKRPSEEKQPAPRPAAPAAPVQRMLALQRTAGNAAVARAVEAERHSHGPGCGHGSTEDTSPEGQRDLLGAAMSTPSRPLPGAFLDRAKSFYRNEGLSAGRVHDNPTAQRATAALGARAMTVGSHIFLGPDAVGDTEVLAHEASHLDKNLRGVRETGTDNGAGVPVTDPRQGSEVSAVEDGAAFEAGVPTAPSVAGRMPPAAGAAGDPGAPVQRAGGKDKGKGVDKGKAKEKSARQIALGLDEEVKQEWDHAYGGGRQGAAPEEVRMRYARSMADDRTSQTLSHQTFLVYDAVQARREATGRTEVNEREVQGMLINNRLLFASNFNESMDLLTPYETDGSADTYPSLVSTHQSDAGRRTGLPTSDGDEYVGRVNRADVKTQAALAGQRDDATARALHKRHGKPVTVVDVTDPRMHTFLTDRQYEGAIFFVRVAAEKKLMHAEQKLLLALRSSGITPEEAKGSPHAVMGRYRGCLCCTAALDYYRNVVGFSTMDYDPNPGFYYFESLENLYRHQEHVVRDPAFRETMLRLARELPSTPALSRTNPPEHAFDNHGPETIEPAGRAARRNYRSPSTSDVEADVDEYGRKRFTSYTRALDVDAASGTGGTKVGKGVRIDERAKGQSRLRAARVIGPEHWAGIQDTWLHGTPDERATVFRRWETEKGASRAELVEIIGEVEHERSGDAVHASVTRSVKGTTGHERRDNRKAGDPVTRRPERGKYAAKPKPQAPKEGRGPAPKEMKRKSRGWDQIHSLMRSERKQSGFYDKWKVEDAKSKPGNLKPAQMSPALAKLVTDLSTKYTVSSMSRRIHIAERTLRRFVAERQPEQTTHPDTESDTASVAAETETATVADDASTVADDTASEYQGGGDAMDYEQHQGYEQYQGYEDYQEYEGYDDGGAMDHTYEAPAASGYTRTLPAHPQQGAAASGSSSQAGPSGSFTHPALSGYTLVTHLGQTLYRDDRSGQLYWRDPDTFRMVPLPDRDSDVEMSDG encoded by the coding sequence GTGCGGGACCACGGAACGGGGAAGCGGCCGTCCGAAGAGAAGCAGCCGGCTCCCCGCCCCGCGGCGCCGGCCGCCCCCGTCCAGCGGATGCTCGCCCTCCAGCGGACCGCAGGGAACGCGGCCGTGGCCCGTGCCGTCGAGGCGGAACGGCACAGCCACGGACCGGGCTGCGGCCACGGGAGCACCGAGGACACCAGCCCCGAAGGGCAGCGCGACCTCCTCGGCGCGGCCATGTCCACACCGAGCCGCCCCCTGCCCGGCGCCTTCCTCGACCGGGCGAAGTCCTTCTACCGCAACGAGGGCCTGTCGGCGGGCCGCGTCCACGACAACCCCACGGCACAGCGGGCGACCGCCGCGCTCGGCGCGCGGGCCATGACCGTCGGCAGCCACATCTTCCTCGGCCCGGACGCCGTCGGTGACACCGAGGTCCTCGCCCACGAGGCCAGCCACCTCGACAAGAACCTCCGCGGGGTCCGCGAGACCGGCACCGACAACGGCGCGGGCGTCCCCGTCACCGATCCGCGCCAGGGCTCGGAGGTGTCCGCCGTCGAGGACGGCGCCGCCTTCGAGGCGGGAGTGCCGACCGCCCCGTCCGTCGCCGGCCGGATGCCGCCGGCCGCCGGCGCGGCCGGAGACCCGGGCGCGCCCGTGCAGCGTGCGGGCGGCAAGGACAAGGGCAAGGGCGTCGACAAGGGCAAGGCGAAGGAGAAGTCCGCCCGTCAGATCGCCCTGGGCCTCGACGAGGAGGTCAAGCAGGAGTGGGACCACGCCTACGGGGGCGGCCGGCAGGGGGCCGCGCCCGAGGAGGTGCGGATGCGCTACGCGAGGTCCATGGCGGACGACCGGACCTCGCAGACCCTCTCGCACCAGACGTTCCTGGTCTACGACGCCGTCCAGGCCCGGCGGGAGGCGACCGGGCGGACGGAGGTCAACGAGCGCGAGGTCCAGGGCATGCTGATCAACAACCGGCTGCTCTTCGCGTCCAACTTCAACGAGTCGATGGACCTGCTGACGCCCTACGAGACCGACGGCAGCGCGGACACCTACCCGTCGCTGGTGTCCACGCACCAGAGCGACGCCGGCCGCCGCACCGGGCTGCCCACCTCCGACGGCGACGAGTACGTCGGCCGGGTGAACCGGGCGGACGTGAAGACACAGGCGGCACTCGCCGGACAGCGCGACGACGCGACCGCCCGAGCCCTGCACAAGCGGCACGGCAAACCGGTGACGGTGGTCGACGTGACCGACCCCCGGATGCACACCTTCCTGACGGACCGGCAGTACGAGGGCGCGATCTTCTTCGTGCGCGTCGCGGCCGAGAAGAAGCTGATGCACGCGGAGCAGAAGCTGCTGCTGGCCCTGCGCTCCTCGGGGATCACCCCCGAGGAGGCGAAGGGCTCCCCGCACGCCGTGATGGGCCGCTACCGCGGCTGCCTGTGCTGCACCGCCGCGCTCGACTACTACCGCAACGTCGTCGGCTTCTCCACCATGGACTACGACCCCAACCCGGGCTTCTACTACTTCGAGTCGCTGGAGAACCTGTACCGGCACCAGGAGCACGTGGTGCGCGACCCGGCGTTCCGCGAGACGATGCTGCGGCTCGCCCGGGAGCTGCCGAGCACCCCGGCCCTCTCCCGCACGAACCCGCCCGAGCACGCCTTCGACAACCACGGCCCCGAGACGATCGAGCCCGCCGGCCGGGCCGCACGCCGCAACTACCGCTCCCCGTCGACCAGCGACGTCGAGGCGGACGTCGACGAGTACGGGCGGAAGCGCTTCACCTCCTACACGCGGGCACTGGACGTCGATGCCGCGAGCGGCACCGGCGGCACGAAGGTGGGCAAGGGCGTCAGGATCGACGAGCGGGCCAAGGGGCAGTCGCGGCTCCGGGCCGCCCGCGTCATCGGGCCCGAGCACTGGGCCGGGATCCAGGACACGTGGCTCCACGGCACACCCGACGAGCGCGCCACCGTGTTCCGCAGGTGGGAGACGGAGAAGGGGGCGAGCCGGGCCGAGCTCGTCGAGATCATCGGCGAGGTGGAGCACGAGCGCAGCGGCGACGCCGTCCACGCCTCGGTGACCCGCTCCGTCAAGGGCACCACCGGGCACGAGCGCCGGGACAACCGCAAGGCGGGCGACCCGGTCACGCGCAGGCCCGAGCGGGGCAAGTACGCGGCGAAGCCGAAGCCCCAGGCGCCGAAGGAGGGCCGGGGGCCCGCGCCGAAGGAGATGAAGCGCAAGTCCCGCGGCTGGGACCAGATCCACTCCCTGATGCGGTCCGAGCGCAAGCAGAGCGGCTTCTACGACAAGTGGAAGGTGGAGGACGCCAAGTCGAAGCCCGGCAACCTCAAGCCCGCCCAGATGTCGCCGGCGCTCGCGAAGCTCGTGACCGACCTCAGCACCAAGTACACCGTGTCCTCGATGAGCCGCCGCATCCACATCGCGGAACGCACCCTGAGGCGGTTCGTGGCGGAGCGGCAGCCCGAGCAGACCACCCACCCCGACACCGAGTCGGACACCGCCTCCGTCGCCGCGGAGACGGAGACGGCGACGGTCGCCGACGACGCCTCGACGGTCGCCGACGACACCGCCTCGGAGTACCAGGGCGGCGGCGACGCGATGGACTACGAGCAGCACCAGGGGTACGAGCAGTACCAGGGGTACGAGGACTACCAGGAGTACGAGGGGTACGACGACGGCGGGGCGATGGACCACACGTACGAGGCGCCGGCGGCCTCGGGCTACACACGGACCCTGCCGGCCCACCCGCAGCAGGGCGCCGCCGCCTCCGGCTCCTCCTCCCAGGCCGGTCCGTCGGGCAGCTTCACCCACCCCGCCCTCTCCGGCTACACCCTCGTCACCCACCTCGGGCAGACCCTCTACCGGGACGACCGCAGCGGCCAGTTGTACTGGCGGGACCCGGACACGTTCCGCATGGTCCCGCTCCCGGACCGCGACTCGGACGTCGAGATGAGCGACGGCTGA
- a CDS encoding NACHT domain-containing protein: MTRTTGGIMSLRRQLSFGDALTLLGQDPQAVQALDRALGGALNLATGGAAGTLLDLADGRGRVIGLGRDALRGARQRLNGADSRAGRSELLLAAHTVIVLVAWFEVLGETALPFALEDLALTRSEQVALAGGDTDGPGGPTAFARALTGVDAPRPMPHLPFEETLAALRDWYGGLADALLRFVAGLRVGEDLSEEQRRDAGRLLRAEVAAGAVGRYRELYARLALDVPEFAFWAEQTEHQATRGQVRRALHGIESLLSGMAGALPQPVDVAAALARGHRAGLRRPVLDASRAPAGMRVPALAEMYFDPDFRVRAVTGQDNPADEAWWDRVPVRRDLTTYLAGALTAPGVHRTPLLVLGQPGAGKSALTRVLAARLPAAGFLPVRVPLRDVRADGELQDQIEQAIRSATGEAVSWPSLVRASRGLVPVLLLDGFDELLQTTGVHHNDFLTRVARFQEREADQGRTVLALVTSRTAVADRVRHPEGMVALRLEPFRREQVQAWLAVWNEANAPVLAARGLRPLPPDVLARHAALSAQPLLLTMLALYDAADNGLQREGEGPFDEAHLYEELLTSFARREVSRDDGDAAAHPDEAERVERELQRLSLVAFAVLNRQRQWVTADELDQDLAALLRLAPEPRPTSFRSALATSETALGRFFFIQRAQALRDERQLATYEFLHATFGEYLAVRLALHVLRGLRGQQSPVSLGHTPVNDGFAYALLSYAPLSSRQMLRFATSLVAQLPPDERRQLAQLLTRLLYEQSLRSDDPFPGYRPRPLRVSSRHGIYGANLVLVVLLLGGGTTASALFPGAGDPAGVWHRHVLLWRSSFTEFQWTEFALSMTVGRTYGEDGVRDLDIAPRTGELTPPDPVDNRWLFRVPAESTHWARSYWAELWHKMDVSGGTADTVVRHAMDPVFAALGPAVLAMGGGDGEPATSLAHDLLRLWLGPRSGMADADLAALYRSVDTALRRSGLTDDFAPLVLDLLRRDRHRLDAGTYAFVLTRLCEDASSPAGAEIARHMIDERGVFGAPRPSAALSAALAVLLRHTPEEGIAVWTAAHEVGGEHPWEGDARAVARCLHDRRESVPGLLRERAEAVLARQYPAAHREFAGPGSAG; this comes from the coding sequence GTGACGCGGACGACCGGGGGGATCATGTCGTTGCGCAGGCAGCTGTCGTTCGGGGACGCGCTGACCCTGCTGGGGCAGGACCCGCAGGCGGTTCAGGCCTTGGACCGCGCGCTGGGCGGGGCGCTGAACCTCGCGACGGGCGGGGCGGCCGGGACACTGCTGGACCTGGCGGACGGGCGGGGACGTGTCATCGGACTGGGCCGGGACGCCCTCCGAGGCGCCCGGCAGCGGCTGAACGGCGCCGACAGCCGCGCCGGGCGCAGCGAACTGCTGCTCGCCGCGCACACGGTGATCGTGCTGGTGGCCTGGTTCGAGGTGCTCGGCGAGACCGCACTCCCCTTCGCACTGGAAGACCTCGCCCTCACCCGCTCCGAACAGGTGGCGCTCGCGGGAGGCGACACGGACGGGCCGGGCGGCCCCACCGCCTTCGCCCGCGCGCTCACAGGCGTCGACGCACCCCGTCCGATGCCCCATCTCCCGTTCGAGGAGACCCTCGCAGCCCTCCGCGACTGGTACGGCGGACTGGCCGACGCACTGCTCCGGTTCGTCGCCGGACTCCGGGTGGGAGAGGACCTCTCCGAGGAACAGCGCCGCGACGCCGGCCGTCTGCTGCGTGCCGAGGTCGCGGCCGGCGCGGTCGGACGGTACCGGGAGCTGTACGCCCGACTCGCCCTGGACGTCCCCGAGTTCGCCTTCTGGGCCGAGCAGACCGAGCACCAGGCCACCCGCGGGCAGGTCCGGCGGGCGCTGCACGGCATCGAGTCGCTGCTGTCCGGGATGGCCGGGGCGCTGCCGCAGCCCGTGGACGTGGCGGCGGCCCTGGCCCGCGGCCACCGGGCGGGACTGCGCCGGCCCGTCCTCGACGCCTCCCGCGCACCGGCCGGCATGCGCGTCCCCGCCCTGGCGGAGATGTACTTCGACCCCGACTTCCGGGTACGCGCGGTGACCGGGCAGGACAACCCCGCCGACGAGGCGTGGTGGGACCGCGTCCCGGTCCGCCGCGACCTCACCACCTACCTCGCCGGGGCACTCACCGCCCCCGGCGTGCACCGCACACCGCTGCTGGTCCTGGGCCAGCCGGGAGCCGGCAAGTCGGCCCTCACCCGTGTCCTCGCCGCCCGGCTCCCGGCCGCCGGCTTCCTGCCCGTCCGCGTCCCGCTGCGGGACGTCCGCGCAGACGGCGAACTCCAGGACCAGATCGAACAGGCGATCCGCTCGGCGACCGGGGAGGCCGTGTCCTGGCCGTCACTCGTCCGCGCCTCCCGCGGCCTCGTCCCGGTGCTGCTGCTGGACGGCTTCGACGAACTCCTCCAGACGACCGGCGTCCACCACAACGACTTCCTCACCCGGGTGGCGCGCTTCCAGGAACGCGAGGCGGACCAGGGCCGCACCGTACTGGCCCTGGTGACCAGCCGCACCGCGGTCGCCGACCGGGTCCGCCACCCGGAGGGCATGGTCGCCCTGCGCCTGGAGCCCTTCCGCCGGGAGCAGGTGCAGGCATGGCTCGCGGTGTGGAACGAGGCCAACGCGCCCGTGCTCGCTGCCCGCGGACTGCGCCCCCTGCCCCCGGACGTGCTCGCCCGGCACGCGGCCCTGTCCGCCCAGCCCCTGCTGCTCACCATGCTCGCCCTCTACGACGCGGCCGACAACGGCCTCCAGCGCGAAGGGGAGGGGCCCTTCGACGAGGCCCACCTCTACGAGGAACTGCTGACGTCGTTCGCCCGGCGCGAGGTCTCCCGGGACGACGGGGACGCCGCCGCGCACCCCGACGAGGCCGAACGCGTCGAACGCGAACTGCAGCGCCTGTCGCTGGTGGCGTTCGCCGTGCTGAACCGCCAGCGGCAGTGGGTCACCGCCGACGAGCTCGACCAGGACCTCGCGGCGCTCCTCCGCCTCGCACCGGAACCCCGCCCGACCTCGTTCCGCAGCGCGCTCGCCACCTCCGAGACGGCACTGGGCCGTTTCTTCTTCATCCAGCGGGCCCAGGCCCTGCGCGACGAACGGCAGCTCGCCACCTACGAGTTCCTGCACGCCACCTTCGGCGAGTACCTGGCCGTCCGACTGGCGCTCCACGTGCTCCGCGGCCTGCGCGGCCAGCAGTCGCCCGTCAGCCTGGGCCACACCCCCGTCAACGACGGCTTCGCGTACGCCCTGCTGTCCTACGCCCCGCTCTCGTCCCGGCAGATGCTGCGCTTCGCCACGTCCCTCGTCGCACAGCTGCCCCCGGACGAGCGGCGGCAGCTGGCGCAGCTGCTGACCCGGCTGCTGTACGAGCAGTCCCTGCGGTCCGACGACCCGTTCCCCGGATACCGGCCGCGACCCCTGCGGGTCTCGTCACGGCACGGGATCTACGGCGCCAACCTCGTGCTCGTCGTGCTGCTGCTCGGCGGCGGCACGACCGCGTCCGCGCTCTTCCCCGGTGCGGGGGACCCGGCGGGGGTGTGGCACCGGCACGTGCTGCTGTGGCGCTCGTCGTTCACGGAGTTCCAGTGGACGGAGTTCGCCCTGTCGATGACGGTCGGGCGCACCTACGGCGAGGACGGTGTGCGGGACCTGGACATCGCCCCGCGCACCGGGGAACTGACGCCCCCGGATCCGGTCGACAACCGCTGGCTGTTCCGTGTGCCCGCCGAGTCGACGCACTGGGCGCGGTCGTACTGGGCGGAGCTGTGGCACAAGATGGACGTGTCCGGCGGCACCGCCGACACGGTGGTCCGCCACGCCATGGACCCCGTCTTCGCGGCCCTGGGCCCCGCCGTCCTGGCGATGGGCGGAGGCGACGGGGAGCCCGCCACCTCCCTCGCGCACGACCTGCTGCGGCTGTGGCTGGGGCCGCGTTCGGGGATGGCGGACGCGGACCTCGCGGCGCTCTACCGGTCCGTGGACACCGCGCTCCGGCGGTCCGGTCTCACGGACGACTTCGCACCGCTCGTGCTCGACCTGCTGCGGCGCGACAGGCACCGCCTCGACGCCGGCACGTACGCTTTCGTCCTCACCCGCCTCTGCGAGGACGCCTCGTCGCCCGCCGGCGCCGAGATCGCCCGGCACATGATCGACGAGCGCGGGGTGTTCGGCGCGCCGCGGCCCTCCGCCGCGCTCTCCGCGGCGCTCGCCGTACTGCTGCGCCACACCCCGGAGGAAGGGATCGCGGTCTGGACCGCCGCACACGAGGTCGGCGGGGAGCACCCGTGGGAGGGCGACGCCCGCGCCGTCGCCAGGTGCCTGCACGACCGCCGCGAGTCGGTCCCCGGCCTGCTGCGGGAGCGCGCCGAGGCCGTGCTCGCCCGGCAGTACCCGGCCGCCCACCGGGAGTTCGCGGGGCCGGGCTCCGCCGGGTGA